The Pseudomonadota bacterium genome includes a region encoding these proteins:
- a CDS encoding patatin-like phospholipase family protein yields the protein MAEAVPRTALMLPGGGARGAYQVGVLKAMAEILPDRPGLFPLIAGTSAGAINATVLASHADSLVEGASRLEHFWSRLRCHHVYRTGWGHNLRTGLHWLASMTLGGLGIANPRSLLDNRPLCELLEREVRFDRIQAGIDAGQLDALMITASGYSTSRAVTFFQARENTAGWAAPKRVGRPAHIEACHLMASAALPLLFPACLIGHEYYGDGGMRHTTPLSPPIRLGADRLLIIGTRDQRPDPEPDSDAGYPSLGEIGGYLLDVIFMDYLANDLARLERINRTLEHVPPERRAATGLRHIDTLLIQPSTDLREISDRHRHRVPASVRALLQGVGAWGPGRLPSYLLFEAEFCRELIELGYADGLAAADEVRALMER from the coding sequence GTGGCTGAAGCGGTTCCCCGAACAGCCCTGATGCTGCCCGGTGGCGGCGCCCGGGGGGCCTACCAGGTCGGGGTGCTCAAGGCGATGGCCGAAATACTGCCTGATCGGCCGGGTCTGTTTCCGCTCATTGCCGGCACCTCGGCCGGAGCGATCAATGCCACCGTTCTGGCCAGCCATGCCGACAGTCTGGTTGAGGGGGCGAGCCGGCTCGAACATTTCTGGAGCCGGTTGCGCTGCCACCACGTCTACCGGACCGGCTGGGGCCACAATCTGCGCACGGGCCTGCACTGGCTGGCGTCGATGACCCTGGGCGGCCTGGGTATCGCCAATCCGCGCTCGCTGCTCGACAACCGTCCACTGTGCGAGTTGCTTGAGCGCGAGGTGCGATTCGATCGCATTCAGGCCGGGATTGATGCCGGCCAGCTCGATGCCCTGATGATCACGGCGTCGGGCTACTCGACTTCGCGGGCCGTGACGTTCTTCCAGGCGCGCGAAAACACGGCGGGCTGGGCGGCGCCCAAGCGCGTTGGCCGGCCGGCACACATCGAGGCCTGCCATCTGATGGCCAGTGCAGCATTGCCGCTGCTGTTTCCGGCCTGCCTGATCGGCCACGAATACTATGGCGACGGCGGCATGCGGCATACCACGCCACTCAGTCCGCCGATCCGCCTTGGGGCCGATCGCCTGCTGATCATCGGGACCCGGGATCAGCGCCCCGACCCCGAACCCGACAGCGACGCCGGCTACCCGTCGTTGGGCGAGATCGGCGGCTATCTGCTCGACGTCATCTTCATGGACTACCTGGCCAACGATTTGGCCCGGCTCGAGCGGATCAATCGTACCCTAGAGCACGTTCCGCCCGAGCGCCGTGCGGCGACCGGGCTGCGTCATATCGACACGCTGCTGATTCAGCCGTCGACGGACCTGCGCGAGATTTCCGATCGGCACCGCCACCGCGTTCCGGCTAGCGTACGCGCCCTGCTCCAGGGTGTCGGTGCCTGGGGTCCGGGGCGCCTGCCCAGCTACCTGCTGTTCGAGGCCGAGTTCTGCCGCGAGCTCATTGAGCTGGGTTATGCCGACGGCCTGGCTGCAGCCGATGAAGTGCGGGCGTTGATGGAACGGTAA
- a CDS encoding glucose dehydrogenase: protein MTPRPLILFATLALSPFSPAQIPADITLEPAFGGAGFNFPVGVRHAGDGSDRKFVVERTGTIQIVDAGGSVLAEPFLDIGSMTSTTGERGLLGLAFHPGFASNGRVYINHTASNIGGVTTGDTMIVEYEVDPLDADKLDPTSRRVVMVIPQDFSNHNGGDLHFGPDGYLYIGMGDGGDGNDPCNRGQTLDPSTAPASGCRSGKAAWLLGKMLRIDIDGSTPAGSNNLCAASPDGSAGYAVPATNPFSGDSDRCGEVWAYGLRNPFRFSFDRDTGDLWIGDVGQNTWEEVSFQAAGSSGGLNFGWKVCEGNWLRGSTTNLCNLAGHTGPVIEFPSTFSFDECSVTGGYRYRGPVLSLQGYYVYGDYCSGRIWFAEETTPGSWSSDEFGQLPGGFGNLVGFGEDQAGNLYLTRGSGEVLVFGGDTADAVFADRFEQ from the coding sequence ATGACCCCGAGACCCCTGATCCTGTTCGCCACCCTGGCCCTGAGCCCCTTCAGCCCAGCCCAGATCCCGGCCGACATCACGCTCGAACCCGCATTTGGCGGGGCGGGCTTCAACTTCCCGGTCGGTGTCAGGCACGCCGGCGACGGCAGCGACCGCAAGTTCGTCGTCGAACGTACCGGCACGATTCAGATCGTGGATGCCGGCGGCAGCGTGCTGGCCGAACCCTTTCTCGATATCGGCTCGATGACCAGCACCACCGGTGAGCGCGGCCTGCTGGGTCTGGCCTTTCATCCAGGCTTTGCCAGCAACGGCCGCGTCTACATCAACCACACAGCCAGCAATATCGGCGGTGTCACCACCGGCGACACCATGATCGTCGAATACGAGGTCGACCCGCTCGACGCCGACAAGCTCGACCCGACCAGCCGACGGGTCGTGATGGTGATTCCGCAGGACTTCAGCAACCACAACGGCGGTGATCTGCATTTCGGCCCCGATGGCTATCTTTATATCGGCATGGGCGACGGCGGCGACGGCAACGATCCGTGCAATCGCGGCCAGACGCTCGATCCGTCCACGGCACCGGCAAGCGGCTGCCGCAGCGGCAAGGCGGCCTGGCTGCTCGGCAAAATGCTGCGCATCGACATCGACGGCAGCACCCCGGCGGGCAGCAACAACTTGTGCGCGGCCAGCCCCGACGGTTCGGCTGGCTACGCGGTGCCTGCGACCAATCCGTTTTCCGGCGACAGCGATCGCTGCGGTGAAGTCTGGGCCTACGGACTGCGCAATCCGTTTCGCTTCAGCTTCGACCGCGACACCGGCGACCTGTGGATCGGTGACGTCGGACAGAACACCTGGGAGGAGGTCAGTTTCCAAGCAGCGGGTTCGTCCGGCGGGCTCAATTTCGGCTGGAAGGTGTGCGAAGGCAACTGGTTGCGCGGCAGCACCACCAACTTGTGCAATCTGGCCGGTCATACCGGGCCGGTGATCGAGTTCCCCAGCACGTTCAGCTTCGACGAGTGCTCGGTCACCGGTGGCTACCGCTATCGCGGGCCGGTCTTGTCCTTGCAGGGCTACTACGTCTACGGTGATTACTGCAGCGGCCGCATCTGGTTCGCCGAGGAAACCACGCCGGGCAGCTGGTCGTCCGATGAGTTCGGGCAGCTGCCGGGCGGTTTCGGCAACCTGGTGGGGTTCGGCGAGGATCAGGCGGGCAATCTCTACCTCACCCGCGGCTCCGGTGAAGTGCTGGTGTTCGGGGGTGATACCGCCGACGCCGTATTCGCCGACCGCTTCGAGCAATAG
- a CDS encoding arginine--tRNA ligase produces the protein MRAHIEELINQSLGYLKRDGRLPDTIDSTGEVEPTRDRQHGDYASNAALVLARAAGQSPRDLATLIRDRLPPSKRIERVEVAGPGFLNFFASAHHLKVVLRDALSQGDAYGRQPEGSRRDMLIEFVSANPTGPLHVGHGRGAAYGASLSAILGAAGHRVHREYYVNDHGRQMDILAVSVWLRYLELSGEPVTFPANGYRGDYIYDIARDVRARQGDDLRHSAHSVTEGLTADADQGGDPERHIDALIARARELLGNAGYQACFNAALENMVADIRDDLEAFGVSFERWFSERELERSGALTRALERLDKQGWLYRKDGATWFRATELGDDKDRVVVRENGRTTYFASDVAYLLDKLERCAGVSLYVFGADHHGYIPRLQAAARGLGEDPERLEFRLVQFAVLFRGGKKVQMSTRSGSFVTLRELREEVGNDAARYFYVMRSHDQHLDFDLDLAKSRANENPVYYIQYAHARISSVFRELEGRALRHNQAIGEAAVDQLDSEHEQELLRAVGRFPEVIEGAARQRAPHVLAHHLHELAALFHAYYNATPFLVDDEDLRNARLNLVAAVGQVLRNGLKLIGVSAPESM, from the coding sequence ATGCGCGCCCATATCGAGGAACTGATCAACCAGTCGCTGGGCTATCTCAAGCGCGACGGGCGTCTGCCCGACACGATCGACAGCACCGGCGAGGTCGAGCCGACCCGTGACCGTCAGCACGGTGACTATGCCAGCAATGCCGCGCTGGTGCTGGCCAGGGCAGCCGGTCAATCACCCCGCGACCTAGCTACACTCATTCGCGATCGCCTGCCGCCATCGAAACGCATCGAGCGCGTCGAGGTTGCCGGACCGGGTTTTCTCAACTTCTTTGCCAGCGCACATCATCTCAAGGTCGTCCTGCGCGACGCACTGTCGCAAGGCGATGCCTATGGCCGGCAGCCGGAGGGCAGTCGGCGCGACATGCTGATCGAATTCGTCAGCGCCAATCCGACCGGTCCGCTGCACGTTGGCCACGGCCGTGGTGCCGCTTATGGCGCCAGCCTGTCAGCCATCCTCGGGGCGGCGGGTCACCGGGTACACCGCGAGTACTACGTCAATGATCACGGTCGGCAAATGGACATCCTGGCTGTATCGGTCTGGCTGCGCTACCTGGAGCTGAGCGGCGAGCCGGTCACCTTCCCGGCCAACGGCTATCGCGGTGATTACATCTACGACATCGCGCGTGACGTCCGCGCCCGTCAAGGTGATGATCTGCGGCACTCTGCGCACAGCGTGACTGAGGGCCTTACCGCAGACGCGGATCAGGGCGGCGATCCGGAACGACATATCGATGCCCTGATTGCACGTGCACGCGAGCTGCTCGGAAATGCAGGCTATCAGGCCTGTTTCAACGCCGCGCTCGAGAACATGGTCGCGGACATTCGTGATGATCTGGAGGCGTTCGGGGTGAGCTTCGAGCGCTGGTTCTCCGAGCGTGAGCTTGAACGATCGGGCGCCCTGACACGCGCGCTGGAACGGCTCGACAAGCAGGGCTGGCTCTACCGCAAGGACGGTGCGACCTGGTTCCGGGCCACCGAACTCGGAGACGACAAGGATCGCGTGGTCGTACGCGAGAATGGTCGCACGACCTATTTCGCCTCGGATGTCGCCTATCTGCTCGACAAGCTCGAGCGCTGTGCCGGCGTCTCGCTGTATGTCTTCGGCGCCGACCACCACGGCTACATTCCGCGGCTGCAGGCCGCCGCGCGCGGTCTCGGCGAGGATCCGGAGCGGCTGGAGTTCCGGCTGGTCCAGTTCGCGGTGCTGTTTCGTGGCGGCAAGAAGGTGCAGATGTCGACCCGGTCGGGCAGCTTTGTCACGCTGCGCGAACTGCGAGAGGAAGTCGGCAACGATGCGGCCCGCTACTTCTATGTGATGCGCTCGCACGACCAGCACCTGGATTTCGATCTGGACTTGGCCAAGTCGCGAGCCAACGAGAATCCCGTCTACTACATCCAGTACGCCCATGCCCGGATCAGCAGCGTGTTCCGCGAGCTCGAAGGACGCGCCTTGCGTCACAATCAGGCGATCGGCGAGGCTGCGGTCGACCAGCTCGACAGCGAGCACGAGCAGGAGCTGCTGCGCGCGGTCGGGCGCTTCCCCGAAGTCATCGAAGGCGCCGCCCGGCAGCGCGCACCCCATGTGCTGGCTCACCATCTACACGAGCTGGCCGCCTTATTCCACGCTTACTACAACGCCACGCCGTTCCTGGTTGACGACGAGGATCTGCGCAACGCGCGGCTCAACCTGGTCGCTGCGGTCGGACAGGTTCTGCGCAACGGCCTGAAGCTGATCGGCGTCAGTGCGCCGGAGTCGATGTAA